A single genomic interval of Lacrimispora sphenoides JCM 1415 harbors:
- a CDS encoding extracellular solute-binding protein, which yields MLFLSVLASAVIMIYLINPLPNLKRSESGEKEELVVYSSERTEFMDCVLSLFEEKYNIPVKLVTGENEELITTLKDGKGMPSVDVLMGVSPLELYGNEALFQRYVSKNHQYISVSYQQENGFSTVYLLSGNCIVVNKTLARDIDITGYTDLLKPELAGRIAMSDPYYSMMGFSHMINILEITGGSNSETAWDFYKSLLEQSKVQLSAEEVYSGVAKGKYVAGLAYDEVCASLIKEGADIAIVYPVEGSLFMTKNAAILNDAPHLEYAELFIDFLISKDMQDIFGTVLTARPVRIVAQISGYLSSKDSIPSVLPDFESYSKSKTELKKRYRESLIEVSENE from the coding sequence TTGCTTTTTCTTTCAGTTTTGGCATCGGCTGTGATCATGATTTATCTGATTAATCCACTGCCAAATTTAAAAAGGTCCGAATCGGGTGAAAAGGAAGAATTAGTTGTTTATTCTTCTGAGCGCACGGAGTTTATGGACTGTGTCCTCTCTCTATTTGAAGAAAAGTATAATATACCGGTTAAGCTGGTTACAGGAGAAAATGAGGAACTTATAACAACACTAAAGGATGGTAAAGGTATGCCTTCTGTTGATGTTCTGATGGGAGTGTCGCCTTTAGAACTGTATGGGAATGAGGCTCTTTTTCAGAGATATGTTTCCAAGAATCATCAATACATATCAGTTTCATATCAACAGGAAAATGGTTTTTCTACGGTCTATCTTCTCTCTGGAAACTGCATCGTTGTAAATAAAACTCTGGCAAGAGATATTGATATTACAGGTTATACCGACCTTTTAAAGCCCGAACTGGCTGGCAGGATCGCGATGTCTGATCCCTATTATTCAATGATGGGATTTTCTCATATGATAAACATACTTGAAATTACAGGGGGGAGTAACAGTGAAACTGCATGGGATTTTTATAAATCTCTCCTGGAGCAGTCCAAGGTACAGCTGTCTGCGGAAGAGGTATATTCGGGCGTGGCAAAAGGAAAGTATGTGGCTGGTCTGGCCTATGACGAGGTTTGCGCCAGTCTGATTAAGGAGGGCGCTGATATTGCCATTGTTTATCCTGTGGAAGGCAGTCTGTTCATGACAAAAAATGCTGCTATTTTAAATGATGCGCCACATCTGGAGTATGCGGAACTTTTTATAGATTTTCTGATCAGTAAGGATATGCAGGATATATTTGGTACGGTTCTGACTGCGAGACCGGTCAGAATCGTTGCACAGATCAGTGGTTATTTAAGCAGCAAAGATTCTATTCCTTCTGTATTGCCAGATTTTGAATCCTATAGTAAAAGCAAAACTGAATTAAAAAAAAGGTATAGGGAATCTCTGATTGAGGTATCAGAAAATGAGTAG
- a CDS encoding ABC transporter ATP-binding protein, whose protein sequence is MSYVRLAGVTKKFGNVTAVSDLNLEIRKGESFSMLGPSGCGKTTTLRMIAGFEDLDEGEIYVGDRLLSSRNKGFYLPPEKRNFGMVFQAFAIWPHMSVYENVAFPLRIKKLSSAEVEKRTKNALEHTNLSDSAKISPMDLSGGGKQRVALARALAINPDVMLLDEPLSSLDPHLREEMRFEIKDLQKEYGFAVIYVTHDQSEAMALSDRILVMKNGVVQQIDSPMKVYHEPVNRFVFSFIGLSNFIDAYVSEGRVKAGAGEFIKYSSAPKTEVIKGGRVVLATRPSEINFIPEGGVPGIVKRKSFLGEMIDYCVDVEGTEIRVQKGRRVQGPNEGEICHMDFLHPHWYEPENPS, encoded by the coding sequence ATGTCTTATGTACGATTGGCGGGCGTCACTAAAAAATTTGGTAATGTGACCGCCGTATCTGATTTGAATCTAGAAATAAGAAAAGGGGAATCCTTTTCCATGCTGGGGCCTTCCGGCTGCGGAAAGACGACCACCCTTCGGATGATCGCCGGCTTTGAAGATCTGGACGAGGGGGAAATATACGTTGGCGACCGTCTCTTAAGCTCCAGGAATAAAGGGTTTTATCTACCCCCTGAAAAGCGTAATTTCGGAATGGTATTTCAGGCATTTGCCATATGGCCCCATATGTCTGTGTATGAAAATGTGGCATTTCCATTGAGGATAAAAAAGCTTTCTTCCGCTGAAGTGGAGAAGCGCACGAAAAATGCCCTTGAGCATACAAACCTTTCCGACAGTGCAAAAATCAGCCCCATGGATTTGTCGGGCGGGGGGAAGCAGCGTGTGGCGCTTGCTAGAGCACTGGCTATAAATCCTGATGTAATGCTGCTAGATGAACCTTTAAGCAGTCTGGATCCTCATTTGCGTGAGGAAATGCGCTTTGAGATTAAAGATTTACAGAAAGAATATGGATTTGCGGTTATTTATGTGACTCATGACCAGTCTGAGGCAATGGCACTTTCAGATAGGATTCTGGTAATGAAAAACGGTGTGGTGCAGCAGATCGACTCACCTATGAAAGTATATCATGAGCCTGTGAATCGTTTTGTATTCAGTTTTATTGGACTATCAAATTTCATTGATGCTTATGTATCGGAGGGTCGGGTAAAAGCAGGGGCAGGAGAATTTATCAAATACTCATCGGCTCCCAAAACAGAGGTCATAAAGGGAGGACGGGTTGTTCTGGCCACCAGACCTTCGGAAATAAATTTTATACCGGAAGGCGGGGTGCCTGGCATTGTTAAGAGGAAATCCTTTTTAGGTGAAATGATAGATTATTGTGTTGATGTAGAAGGGACTGAGATTCGGGTACAAAAGGGGCGCCGGGTGCAGGGGCCGAACGAAGGAGAAATTTGCCATATGGATTTTTTGCATCCTCACTGGTATGAGCCGGAGAATCCTTCTTAA
- a CDS encoding ABC transporter permease, with translation MNQQSAAARKGRFSVTTLILALSIAILVIFVAFPVLLILVTALFGTDGFNIKDIKTILSDPQTYRALSNSLIIASGTTFFSTIVGTFFAWLVTRTDLPLKKYMKLMFLVPFMFPSFIGALAWKMLLNPRSGYVNRFFMNVLGFDGPVFNVYSFLGMMLVETMYLFPFVFIQVSGALERMDPTLEESARISGAGLFTITRKITLPLVLPSVISGALLIMLYSMAHFGTVAVLGVRNGIYNIPTLIYEKINASAGSFDSIRTGTILASILIIVAAFILWLQNKVVSGGKYQIISGKSFRPVEMKLRGLRWPLFVLCVIYILITIVLPTVIIFLVGGLKTYGLPFTAENLSLDNYKYVLFEWEMTKDSIFNSVVLGFSAAVITMFAGVIISYVLVKMKVRGKWILQFLGMLPFSVPGSVIALGVILTWSGKFGINIYNTVWIILVAYIARYMAFSLKSNSAALSQIHDSLIEAARASGATMGRALLDIVLPLAKPGMISAFFLIFLPSLRELTVSVMLYSPATRTLGVAIYTLNEDGDTVRAAALAGIALIIIVIGQVFIKTVLERKQPAS, from the coding sequence ATGAACCAACAATCTGCCGCTGCAAGGAAAGGCCGGTTTTCTGTTACTACGCTGATTCTTGCTTTATCAATTGCAATATTAGTGATTTTTGTCGCTTTCCCCGTACTCCTTATCTTGGTGACTGCCCTGTTTGGAACGGATGGTTTTAATATAAAAGATATTAAAACCATATTATCTGATCCGCAAACGTATCGGGCTCTGTCCAATTCACTTATTATAGCAAGCGGTACAACATTTTTTTCCACAATTGTAGGTACCTTTTTTGCTTGGTTGGTAACAAGGACGGATTTACCGCTTAAGAAATATATGAAGCTGATGTTTTTAGTGCCTTTTATGTTTCCGTCTTTTATAGGGGCTTTGGCGTGGAAAATGCTGCTAAATCCCCGTTCCGGTTATGTAAATCGTTTCTTTATGAATGTACTTGGTTTTGACGGTCCGGTTTTTAATGTATATTCCTTCCTGGGAATGATGCTGGTAGAAACAATGTATCTGTTTCCATTTGTTTTTATACAGGTATCCGGTGCTTTAGAGAGAATGGATCCGACCCTGGAGGAATCCGCCCGTATTTCAGGTGCAGGGCTGTTTACGATCACCCGAAAAATCACACTACCTCTGGTGCTTCCCAGTGTAATATCAGGAGCGTTGCTTATCATGCTGTATTCCATGGCTCATTTTGGAACAGTGGCCGTACTGGGCGTCCGCAATGGCATTTATAACATTCCTACGCTTATCTATGAGAAAATTAATGCCAGCGCTGGAAGCTTTGATTCCATTCGCACGGGTACCATTCTCGCTTCCATACTTATTATTGTGGCAGCATTTATCCTTTGGCTGCAAAATAAAGTGGTCTCAGGAGGTAAATATCAAATCATTTCGGGCAAAAGCTTCCGCCCGGTTGAGATGAAGCTGAGAGGGCTGCGCTGGCCGCTCTTTGTCCTATGTGTGATATACATATTAATTACAATCGTGCTTCCCACAGTAATCATATTTCTTGTGGGTGGACTTAAAACCTATGGTCTACCGTTCACAGCGGAGAATTTAAGCCTGGACAATTACAAATATGTACTTTTTGAATGGGAAATGACCAAAGATTCTATATTCAACAGCGTTGTCCTTGGTTTCAGTGCAGCTGTTATTACCATGTTTGCAGGCGTCATCATATCCTATGTATTGGTAAAAATGAAAGTGAGAGGCAAATGGATTCTGCAGTTTCTCGGTATGCTGCCGTTTTCAGTGCCAGGTTCTGTTATTGCGCTGGGTGTCATACTTACGTGGAGCGGTAAATTCGGAATCAATATTTATAATACAGTATGGATCATATTAGTTGCATATATTGCTCGGTATATGGCATTTTCTCTTAAGTCCAATTCTGCCGCATTGTCTCAGATCCACGATTCGCTCATAGAAGCGGCCAGGGCTTCCGGTGCAACCATGGGCAGGGCACTTTTAGACATCGTCCTGCCGCTTGCAAAACCCGGCATGATATCGGCATTCTTTTTGATATTTCTGCCCTCCCTTCGTGAGCTAACGGTATCTGTTATGTTATATTCCCCTGCAACCAGAACACTGGGGGTTGCCATATACACACTGAATGAAGATGGTGATACTGTCCGTGCCGCAGCCCTCGCAGGCATAGCGCTGATCATTATTGTGATAGGGCAAGTGTTTATTAAAACGGTACTCGAGCGGAAACAGCCAGCGAGCTAA
- a CDS encoding ABC transporter ATP-binding protein gives MASIRLQNIFKAYEKHQIHRDLNLTINDGECFTLLGPSGCGKSVLMRMIAGFEAPDKGKIYIGDRLVADGESGTLISPDQRDLGVVFQEYAVWPHMTVFDNIAYPLKIKKESKAEIDRKVMHIVDTVNLNGLEKRLPSQLSGGQQQRVALGRALVADSSLLLLDEPLNNLDANLREEMRFEIKDLQKKFGITIFYVTHDQEIAMAISDRIAIMDKEGAVIQVGKPAEVFEHPVNDYVFEFLGVSSFLPVRRDGEDYFCGNERIYMEASGVPDSKDCYAAFRPTDVSISRFGEGTRGKVLRSSFLGADLDYLIEIGGHTIRAQMNAYEASEKSLLLQEGDECVIHLYGANLFGAEKGEGV, from the coding sequence TTGGCTTCTATTAGACTTCAAAATATTTTCAAGGCGTATGAGAAACATCAGATTCACCGTGATTTAAACCTGACAATCAATGATGGAGAGTGTTTCACACTTCTGGGGCCGTCGGGCTGCGGAAAAAGTGTGCTTATGCGCATGATAGCTGGCTTTGAGGCTCCTGATAAAGGGAAGATTTATATTGGTGACCGCCTTGTGGCTGATGGTGAAAGCGGTACGCTCATTTCGCCGGATCAAAGGGATTTGGGCGTGGTATTCCAGGAATATGCCGTATGGCCGCATATGACAGTATTTGATAACATTGCCTATCCGCTGAAAATCAAGAAAGAAAGTAAGGCGGAAATAGACAGAAAGGTTATGCATATTGTGGATACCGTGAATTTAAATGGCCTCGAGAAGAGACTGCCATCTCAATTGTCAGGAGGACAGCAGCAGAGAGTTGCTCTTGGCAGAGCACTGGTTGCCGATTCGTCCCTGTTGCTCTTAGATGAGCCCTTAAATAATCTTGATGCCAATTTGCGGGAAGAAATGCGCTTTGAGATAAAAGATCTGCAAAAGAAATTTGGCATCACTATATTTTATGTTACTCATGATCAGGAGATCGCCATGGCGATCTCTGACAGGATCGCTATCATGGATAAAGAAGGTGCCGTTATACAAGTTGGCAAGCCTGCAGAAGTGTTTGAGCATCCGGTAAATGATTACGTGTTTGAATTTCTGGGGGTGTCAAGTTTCCTTCCGGTCAGAAGGGATGGGGAAGACTATTTCTGCGGTAATGAAAGGATTTATATGGAGGCTTCCGGTGTTCCGGATTCGAAAGATTGTTATGCCGCCTTTCGCCCTACAGACGTGAGTATTTCACGTTTTGGGGAAGGAACAAGGGGGAAGGTCTTAAGGTCCAGCTTCCTTGGCGCAGACTTGGATTATCTGATAGAGATAGGCGGACACACCATTCGTGCGCAAATGAACGCTTATGAGGCATCTGAGAAGAGTCTGCTATTGCAGGAAGGAGATGAATGTGTGATTCATCTGTACGGTGCCAATCTGTTTGGCGCAGAGAAAGGGGAAGGGGTATAA
- a CDS encoding ABC transporter substrate-binding protein, producing MRKRMLVMFLTGIMCLGMTACQKKQVLDPTTGGSLDGAVEKEAISTDSGGKLIIYTSLKESMISQLVKDFMVKNPDISTDYQSAGAGKLMAKIATERESGQIMADVIWTSEVPDFFSMKQEGILMQYKPAGADQVLNPLEDTEDYFIPARLGTLGIAYNTSFVKNPPKAWSDLCGPDFKDAFAIANPSQSGTSYVSVAMLESQFTDKIFKDLRSNGALVGQGSGQVVDDTASGEIYGCLAVDYITFDKVNSGATLAMAYPEEMLVIPSPIAIFKDTKKPDAAKRFVDYMITEDAQAIIAENGTLPVLSTVKVPEKYNIPPADEALKRGIKVDYQKMMIEKEARVDAFLKIMQGN from the coding sequence ATGAGAAAGAGAATGTTAGTTATGTTTTTGACAGGTATCATGTGTCTGGGAATGACCGCCTGTCAGAAAAAGCAGGTTTTAGATCCAACCACAGGCGGAAGTCTGGATGGGGCGGTAGAAAAAGAGGCGATTTCTACTGATTCAGGTGGCAAGCTAATTATCTATACGTCGCTCAAAGAATCCATGATATCCCAGTTAGTCAAGGATTTTATGGTAAAAAATCCGGATATTTCCACGGATTACCAGTCTGCAGGAGCAGGGAAGCTTATGGCTAAAATTGCTACCGAGCGGGAGAGCGGCCAGATTATGGCAGATGTAATATGGACAAGTGAGGTGCCGGATTTCTTCAGCATGAAGCAGGAAGGAATTCTCATGCAGTATAAGCCGGCCGGAGCAGATCAGGTACTCAATCCGTTAGAAGATACTGAGGATTACTTTATACCGGCGCGGTTGGGGACTCTTGGAATCGCTTATAACACTTCCTTTGTCAAAAATCCTCCCAAAGCATGGTCGGATCTGTGCGGGCCTGATTTTAAGGATGCCTTTGCCATTGCAAATCCATCTCAATCCGGCACTTCATATGTAAGTGTGGCGATGCTTGAATCACAATTTACCGATAAAATTTTTAAAGATCTGCGCTCCAATGGAGCTTTGGTGGGGCAGGGGTCCGGTCAGGTGGTAGATGACACGGCTTCCGGTGAAATATATGGCTGTCTGGCCGTGGATTACATTACATTTGATAAAGTAAACAGCGGGGCGACGCTTGCTATGGCGTATCCAGAGGAAATGCTGGTTATTCCAAGCCCCATAGCCATCTTCAAGGATACCAAGAAACCTGATGCGGCCAAACGATTCGTTGATTATATGATTACCGAAGATGCACAGGCAATCATAGCAGAAAATGGAACGCTGCCTGTGTTGTCTACAGTTAAAGTACCGGAGAAATATAATATTCCTCCGGCTGATGAAGCATTGAAGCGGGGAATTAAGGTAGATTATCAGAAGATGATGATTGAGAAAGAAGCAAGGGTGGATGCATTCTTAAAGATCATGCAGGGAAATTGA
- a CDS encoding V-type ATP synthase subunit D yields the protein MNPNTFPTKGNLILAKSSLALARQGYELMDKKRNILIKELMSLIDEAKGIQSEIDVTFTSAYKSLQKANIELGINYVQDIAMAVPVDNSVRVKTRSIMGTEIPLVKHDEMLLNLTYAYYNTRESLDEARCQFEKVKKLTVKLSMVENSAYRLANSIKRTQKRANALNNITIPRYESLTKSITNSLEEKDREEFSRLKVIKRKKY from the coding sequence ATGAATCCCAATACATTTCCCACCAAGGGGAATTTAATCCTTGCGAAAAGCTCCCTGGCTTTAGCCAGACAGGGCTATGAACTGATGGATAAAAAACGGAACATCCTCATCAAGGAATTGATGAGCCTGATCGATGAAGCAAAAGGCATCCAGTCGGAAATCGATGTCACCTTCACTTCCGCTTACAAGTCCCTGCAAAAGGCCAACATAGAGCTGGGAATCAACTACGTGCAGGATATAGCCATGGCAGTCCCTGTGGATAATTCGGTTCGAGTCAAGACCAGGAGCATCATGGGAACGGAGATTCCCCTGGTCAAGCATGATGAAATGCTTTTAAACCTGACTTATGCGTATTACAACACCAGGGAATCCTTAGATGAGGCCCGCTGCCAGTTTGAGAAGGTGAAGAAGCTGACGGTAAAGCTTTCTATGGTAGAGAATTCGGCCTACCGTCTGGCAAACAGCATCAAAAGGACCCAGAAACGGGCCAATGCCTTAAATAATATCACCATTCCACGTTATGAATCATTGACAAAAAGCATCACTAATTCCCTGGAGGAAAAAGACAGGGAGGAATTTTCTAGACTAAAAGTGATCAAGCGAAAAAAGTATTAA
- a CDS encoding V-type ATP synthase subunit B: MAIEYLGLSAINGPLVVLEGVQNAAFDEIVEMTVEKKTKKLGRIIEVYEDKAIIQVFEGTDGLALRNVHTRLTGHPMELAVSEDMLGRTFNGIGEPIDGLGDINSDIWLDINGKPLNPVTREYPRDYIRTGISAIDGLMTLIRGQKLPIFSGNGLPHDELAAQIVQQASLGDDALSSEKFAVVFAAMGVKYDVADFFRRTFEESGVSDHVAMFINLANDPVVERLITPKVALTLAEYLAFEKGMHILVILTDMTAYAEALREVSSSKGEIPSRKGYPGYLYSELASLYERAGIVKGRHGSVTQIPILTMPNDDITHPIPDLTGYITEGQIVLDRSLYGQSVYPPINVLPSLSRLMKDGIGEGFTRADHQGLANQLFSCYAKVGDARALASVIGEDELSPIDKMYLVFGKEFEGRFVGQGNHANRNIIETLSIGWELLGLLPRAELDRIDTKVLDQYYKPATLDGSEE, from the coding sequence ATGGCAATCGAATATTTAGGACTTAGTGCAATCAACGGTCCATTAGTTGTTTTAGAAGGCGTCCAGAATGCTGCTTTCGACGAAATCGTGGAAATGACCGTAGAAAAAAAGACAAAGAAGCTGGGACGTATCATTGAGGTTTACGAGGATAAGGCGATCATCCAGGTGTTTGAAGGAACCGATGGGCTTGCCTTAAGAAATGTTCACACCCGCCTCACCGGACACCCTATGGAGCTTGCGGTGTCCGAAGACATGCTGGGACGTACCTTTAATGGCATCGGAGAGCCTATTGACGGGCTTGGAGACATCAACTCCGATATCTGGCTGGACATTAACGGAAAACCCTTAAATCCTGTTACCAGAGAATACCCAAGAGATTATATCCGTACCGGAATCTCAGCCATCGACGGGCTGATGACTCTGATCCGGGGCCAAAAGCTCCCCATCTTCTCCGGAAACGGCCTTCCTCATGACGAACTGGCAGCCCAGATCGTACAGCAGGCCTCCCTGGGAGATGACGCCCTTTCCAGCGAAAAATTTGCTGTGGTATTTGCTGCCATGGGTGTAAAATACGATGTGGCCGACTTCTTCCGCCGTACCTTTGAGGAAAGCGGCGTTTCCGACCACGTGGCCATGTTCATCAACCTGGCAAACGACCCTGTGGTGGAACGTCTGATCACACCAAAGGTGGCGCTTACACTGGCGGAATACCTTGCTTTTGAAAAGGGAATGCACATACTGGTTATTTTGACCGATATGACAGCCTATGCGGAGGCTCTCCGTGAGGTTTCCTCCTCAAAGGGGGAGATTCCTTCCAGAAAAGGCTATCCCGGATATTTATACAGCGAGCTGGCCTCCCTTTATGAGCGGGCCGGCATCGTAAAGGGGCGGCATGGCTCCGTGACCCAGATTCCCATACTGACCATGCCAAACGATGACATCACCCACCCCATCCCTGACCTTACGGGATATATTACAGAAGGGCAGATCGTTCTGGACCGCAGTTTGTACGGCCAGTCCGTTTATCCTCCTATTAACGTGCTTCCTTCCTTAAGCCGTCTGATGAAGGACGGAATTGGTGAAGGCTTTACAAGAGCTGACCATCAGGGCCTGGCAAACCAGCTATTCTCCTGTTATGCCAAGGTAGGAGATGCCAGAGCTCTGGCATCGGTCATCGGAGAAGATGAACTATCCCCTATTGATAAAATGTATCTGGTATTCGGCAAGGAATTTGAAGGCCGGTTTGTTGGGCAGGGAAATCATGCCAACCGGAATATCATCGAAACCCTGAGCATCGGCTGGGAGCTTTTAGGGCTTCTTCCAAGAGCCGAGCTGGACCGTATCGACACCAAGGTATTAGACCAGTATTACAAGCCTGCCACCCTTGACGGATCGGAAGAATAG
- a CDS encoding V-type ATP synthase subunit A: MTNTGTISGINGPVIYLKGDSGFRMNEMVYVGEDHLVGEVIGLTDRRTIVQVYEETSGLKPGGTVTSSGFPVSVTLAPGILNNIFDGIERPLSEIAKTGGAYIDRGIHVDALDGEKLWKTHITVKKGDHLLPGTIIAEVPETPAIVHKVMIPPDMEGYVLDVVEDGSYTISDPLLTLQLLDGSEKKITMTQKWPIRVPRPILKRYPAGKPLITGQRIIDTLFPLAKGGTACIPGGFGTGKTMTQHQIAKWSDADIIIYIGCGERGNEMTQVLEEFSELVDPRSGNPLMDRTTLIANTSNMPVAAREASLYSGLTLAEYYRDMGYHVAIMADSTSRWAEALRELSGRLEEMPAEEGFPAYLASRLSAFYERAGMIQNMNGTEGSVTIIGAVSPQGGDFSEPVTQNTKRFVRCFWGLDRNLANERHFPAIHWLSSYSEYLTDLAPWYVENVDKKFVDYRNRLVFLLTQESSLMEIVKLIGGDMLPDDQKLILEISKVIRIGFLQQNAFHKDDTCVPMEKQFKMMDLILYLYKKSRSLVSMGMPMSVLKEDPIFDKIISIKYDVPNDRLDMFDDYKKQVDAFYDSVIERNA; this comes from the coding sequence ATGACTAATACAGGCACCATTTCCGGCATTAACGGCCCTGTCATTTATTTAAAGGGTGATTCCGGATTCCGAATGAATGAAATGGTCTATGTAGGCGAAGACCACTTAGTCGGTGAGGTCATCGGCCTTACAGACCGCCGCACCATTGTCCAGGTATATGAGGAAACCAGCGGCTTAAAACCGGGAGGGACGGTCACTTCCTCCGGCTTCCCCGTATCCGTCACACTGGCCCCAGGCATTTTAAACAACATCTTTGATGGAATTGAGCGCCCTTTAAGCGAGATCGCAAAGACCGGAGGGGCATATATTGACCGGGGAATTCATGTGGATGCCCTTGACGGCGAGAAGCTCTGGAAGACCCACATAACAGTAAAAAAAGGGGATCATCTGTTACCAGGTACCATTATTGCCGAGGTTCCTGAAACCCCGGCAATCGTCCATAAGGTTATGATACCCCCTGATATGGAAGGCTATGTTCTTGACGTGGTGGAGGACGGTTCCTATACCATATCCGATCCCCTGCTGACCCTCCAGCTTTTAGACGGGTCCGAAAAGAAAATTACCATGACCCAGAAGTGGCCCATCCGTGTACCAAGGCCTATATTAAAGAGATATCCGGCCGGAAAGCCTCTTATCACCGGGCAGAGGATCATTGATACCCTGTTTCCTCTTGCTAAGGGAGGTACCGCTTGTATACCCGGCGGTTTTGGTACAGGAAAAACCATGACCCAGCACCAGATCGCCAAGTGGTCTGATGCGGATATTATCATTTATATTGGCTGCGGGGAACGTGGCAACGAGATGACCCAGGTGCTTGAGGAGTTCTCTGAGCTCGTTGACCCCCGTTCTGGAAATCCTCTGATGGACCGGACCACACTGATTGCCAATACTTCAAACATGCCCGTGGCCGCCCGTGAAGCCAGCCTTTACTCCGGCCTTACCCTGGCGGAATACTACCGGGATATGGGATATCATGTGGCAATCATGGCGGACTCCACCTCTAGGTGGGCCGAGGCCTTAAGAGAGTTGTCCGGGCGTCTGGAAGAGATGCCCGCGGAAGAAGGTTTCCCAGCTTATTTGGCCTCCCGTTTATCGGCCTTCTATGAAAGAGCCGGGATGATTCAGAACATGAACGGAACCGAAGGCTCAGTTACCATCATCGGTGCCGTATCCCCTCAGGGAGGCGACTTCTCCGAGCCGGTAACCCAGAACACCAAGCGTTTTGTCCGCTGCTTCTGGGGCCTGGACAGAAACCTTGCAAACGAACGCCACTTCCCGGCCATTCACTGGCTCAGCAGTTATTCTGAATATCTGACTGATCTGGCGCCCTGGTACGTGGAAAACGTGGATAAGAAGTTCGTGGACTACAGAAACCGTCTGGTCTTCCTGCTGACCCAGGAAAGCAGCCTGATGGAGATCGTAAAGCTGATCGGCGGAGACATGCTTCCCGATGACCAGAAGCTTATACTGGAAATATCAAAGGTGATCAGGATCGGATTTTTACAGCAGAACGCATTCCATAAGGACGATACCTGTGTCCCAATGGAAAAACAGTTTAAAATGATGGATCTAATTCTTTATTTATACAAGAAATCCCGTTCCCTTGTTTCCATGGGAATGCCTATGTCCGTATTAAAAGAGGATCCGATCTTTGATAAGATCATTTCCATTAAATATGATGTACCTAACGACAGACTTGATATGTTTGATGACTATAAAAAGCAGGTAGATGCCTTCTATGATTCCGTCATCGAACGCAATGCATAG
- a CDS encoding V-type ATP synthase subunit E — translation MTTEEKLQHFLEFCMEDARTRSAKMLDEYTAALEQTFLEHQEDAKRRAAHQVALESERIEREINKKLSLEQIGMKRVFGKKQDELKDKLFSELRDKLATFMGSPEYTKLLEKQIREAKALAGKEFITIYIDPADEEKINELAISGGSDIQVSEYSFLGGTRAVIPSRHILIDNSFQTKLAEAKRDFRFDVKDLMGGTAND, via the coding sequence TTGACGACTGAGGAAAAATTACAGCATTTCCTGGAATTTTGCATGGAAGATGCCAGAACCCGCAGTGCAAAGATGCTTGATGAATATACAGCTGCCTTGGAGCAGACCTTTTTAGAGCATCAGGAAGATGCGAAACGAAGGGCTGCACACCAGGTAGCTTTGGAAAGCGAACGAATCGAGCGGGAAATCAACAAAAAGCTTTCCCTGGAACAGATCGGCATGAAACGGGTTTTTGGAAAAAAACAGGATGAGCTGAAAGATAAGCTGTTTTCGGAGCTTCGGGATAAACTGGCCACATTTATGGGATCCCCCGAATATACAAAGCTTTTGGAAAAGCAGATACGGGAAGCCAAGGCCCTGGCAGGAAAGGAATTCATCACCATTTACATCGATCCTGCAGATGAAGAGAAGATCAATGAACTGGCAATTTCAGGCGGCTCTGACATCCAGGTGAGCGAATACTCCTTTCTGGGAGGAACACGGGCTGTTATCCCTTCCAGGCACATTTTAATCGACAATTCATTTCAAACCAAGCTGGCGGAGGCAAAACGCGACTTCCGCTTTGATGTAAAGGATCTGATGGGAGGTACGGCTAATGACTAA
- a CDS encoding V-type ATP synthase subunit F, translating to MKMYLISDNVDTWTGMRLAGVEGAVVHEKAELKRELDKVLADKEIGIILLTEKFGKEFPDIINDVKLNRKLPLIIEIPDRHGTGRKPNFITDYVNEAIGLKL from the coding sequence ATGAAAATGTATTTGATCAGCGACAACGTGGACACTTGGACCGGCATGAGATTAGCCGGAGTTGAGGGCGCTGTCGTTCATGAAAAGGCTGAACTGAAACGTGAACTGGATAAAGTCCTGGCCGATAAGGAGATTGGGATCATTCTCCTGACGGAAAAGTTCGGAAAAGAGTTTCCGGACATCATCAATGATGTGAAGTTAAACCGCAAGCTTCCATTGATCATAGAAATCCCTGACCGCCATGGTACCGGCCGCAAGCCGAACTTTATCACAGATTACGTTAATGAAGCCATCGGATTAAAACTATAA